The Pedobacter roseus genome contains a region encoding:
- a CDS encoding two-component regulator propeller domain-containing protein translates to MIINPHKKALFLAQKATLKLNFSRNFIAFLLLIFTFSGAENTFAQTTYLPHYNSKNGLASNNCYYILQDKKGFIWIATDNGLSRFDGTNFQNFTIEDGLPDTQILQMKEDKDGRLWFFALNGQLSYLKEGKFYNQDNDELLKKLNFNTVIVSFLVDKSGRIWLGTNANLIVCWDGKTIKKYISPNQNDKFINAFIHEDEQGNIFAYSDLSVQKFDGKTFSMIKSKVQPLSYMTATNSSHRSLFYLDNGGLKQYRHGTINDLIPIPQNLIKNMSGYFYYDITSKEVWLSNANGAFALDKNGKTVQYLQDIAVNQVIKDNNQNIWFATNQGIYMLPNANNRLSIIDAESGLSSNVIKSITKDGKNRLWLGTDDAVIDVISINNYQVNEIGLDDFKKYKTIKQITFDPKDQSIYFASDYGMGVFKNIYNGSDEVSYLKESNNSMFVIKHFSISENNNQLALALSSGVVFLSDRENKFEFNAAKYREKEDFFKDRSYHVFYDCEGSLWFSNINGLSQFYKGKLIKHYQNHPLLTKRINDIQQLPDGTLILATDGYGLIFYKNSQITRQITQKDGLTNNICTKIFVKNSEIWVLTNKGVNKIADYPNQPSVANFDYGKDLLSDDINSLFIDDSTAYFATNKGLILFKYNNKNIIKNLPKVYVTSIIKDNERLPVDQGNFTFETGNNTILFTFSAVDFTTSDITYRYRLNENSPWIETRTRRLDFSSLQSGDYVFEVSAKSQNGNWGESAKISFTIKKHFWQSLWFLSILILLVAYIFYKVAVYITRKQKDKEQEQLLLKNKVLMLEQQALQAMMNPHFVFNVMNSIQHYINTQNTASANKVLTGFARLIRKNLEICTKSYISLEEELEYLNLYLKLEKNRFGDKLEYIFNIDEDIDREETFIPSMLLQPYVENAIWHGIMPKETGGEIQINIKLQDEFYLNIEIIDNGIGIDNSLKDKKETHISKGMQLTKERLHLLGQIGAKPIHLNVRQNTTNGTTVSISIPLK, encoded by the coding sequence GTGATCATTAATCCACATAAAAAAGCGTTATTTTTAGCTCAAAAAGCTACTCTGAAGCTCAACTTCAGCCGTAATTTTATTGCTTTTTTATTGCTGATCTTTACCTTTTCTGGCGCAGAAAATACCTTTGCCCAAACCACTTATCTCCCTCACTACAATTCGAAAAATGGATTGGCCAGCAACAACTGTTATTATATTTTACAGGATAAAAAAGGCTTTATCTGGATTGCAACAGATAATGGATTGAGTCGTTTTGATGGAACAAATTTTCAGAATTTCACCATCGAAGATGGCCTACCCGATACGCAGATCCTCCAGATGAAAGAGGATAAAGATGGACGTTTATGGTTTTTTGCACTGAATGGTCAACTTAGTTACCTTAAAGAAGGTAAATTTTACAACCAGGATAACGATGAACTGCTTAAAAAGCTAAATTTCAACACCGTAATTGTTTCCTTCCTTGTTGATAAATCCGGAAGGATCTGGCTCGGCACCAACGCCAACCTGATTGTTTGCTGGGATGGAAAAACGATTAAAAAATATATTTCTCCTAATCAGAATGATAAATTCATCAATGCTTTTATCCACGAGGATGAACAGGGAAACATATTTGCTTATAGTGATTTAAGCGTACAGAAATTTGATGGAAAAACTTTTTCCATGATCAAATCAAAAGTACAGCCACTTTCTTATATGACCGCAACCAATAGCAGCCACCGTTCATTATTTTATTTGGATAATGGCGGACTGAAGCAATACAGGCATGGAACCATTAACGATCTGATCCCCATTCCGCAGAACCTGATCAAAAACATGTCAGGCTATTTCTATTACGATATAACCAGTAAGGAAGTTTGGTTATCAAATGCAAACGGTGCTTTTGCCCTCGATAAAAATGGAAAAACTGTTCAATATCTTCAAGATATTGCCGTAAACCAGGTGATTAAAGATAATAACCAAAATATATGGTTTGCAACCAACCAGGGGATTTACATGCTGCCCAATGCGAATAACCGACTTTCTATTATCGATGCTGAATCGGGCTTAAGCAGTAATGTCATCAAAAGCATCACCAAAGATGGCAAAAACCGCCTTTGGCTCGGTACTGATGATGCTGTAATCGATGTAATAAGTATCAACAATTATCAGGTTAACGAAATTGGCCTCGATGATTTTAAGAAATATAAAACCATTAAACAGATTACATTCGATCCAAAAGATCAATCCATTTATTTTGCGTCTGATTATGGAATGGGTGTTTTTAAAAACATTTACAACGGCAGTGATGAAGTAAGTTATTTAAAGGAATCGAACAATTCCATGTTTGTGATCAAACACTTCAGCATAAGCGAAAACAACAACCAACTTGCCCTGGCCCTGTCATCAGGAGTAGTTTTCTTATCAGATAGAGAGAACAAATTTGAGTTTAACGCTGCTAAATACCGCGAAAAAGAAGATTTTTTTAAAGACCGCTCCTACCACGTTTTTTATGATTGTGAAGGCAGTTTATGGTTTTCGAACATTAATGGTTTGTCTCAGTTTTATAAAGGAAAACTGATCAAACATTACCAGAACCATCCGCTACTTACCAAAAGGATAAACGACATTCAGCAGCTCCCTGATGGTACGCTGATTTTAGCCACTGATGGGTATGGGCTGATTTTTTATAAAAACAGTCAGATTACACGCCAGATTACCCAAAAAGATGGCTTGACCAATAACATCTGTACAAAAATATTCGTAAAAAATAGCGAGATATGGGTTTTAACTAATAAAGGCGTTAATAAAATTGCTGATTACCCCAACCAGCCTAGTGTTGCTAATTTCGATTATGGCAAAGATCTGTTGAGTGACGATATCAATAGTTTATTTATCGACGATAGTACGGCGTATTTTGCCACCAATAAAGGCTTAATTTTATTCAAATACAACAATAAAAATATCATTAAAAACCTACCTAAAGTTTATGTTACCTCTATCATTAAAGATAACGAACGATTACCGGTAGATCAGGGCAATTTCACTTTCGAAACGGGTAACAACACCATTTTGTTCACCTTTAGCGCGGTTGATTTTACCACCAGTGATATTACCTACCGTTATCGTTTAAATGAAAATTCGCCCTGGATAGAAACAAGGACCAGGCGACTGGATTTCTCTTCATTACAATCCGGCGATTATGTTTTTGAGGTGAGTGCCAAAAGTCAGAATGGCAACTGGGGCGAATCGGCAAAAATATCTTTCACCATTAAAAAACATTTCTGGCAAAGTCTTTGGTTTTTATCCATTTTAATCCTCTTGGTGGCATATATCTTCTATAAAGTGGCCGTTTATATCACACGCAAGCAAAAAGATAAGGAGCAGGAACAATTATTACTCAAAAACAAGGTATTAATGCTCGAACAGCAGGCGCTACAGGCCATGATGAACCCGCATTTTGTGTTTAACGTAATGAATTCCATTCAACATTATATTAATACACAAAATACTGCCTCTGCAAATAAAGTTTTAACTGGTTTTGCGCGATTAATCAGAAAAAACCTCGAAATCTGTACGAAAAGCTATATTTCATTAGAAGAAGAATTAGAATACTTGAATCTTTATTTAAAACTGGAGAAAAACCGCTTTGGTGATAAACTGGAATATATTTTTAATATCGACGAAGATATTGATAGAGAAGAAACCTTTATACCCTCTATGCTGTTACAACCTTATGTAGAAAATGCGATATGGCACGGCATTATGCCAAAAGAAACCGGTGGCGAAATCCAGATCAACATTAAACTGCAGGACGAATTTTATTTAAACATCGAAATTATCGATAACGGGATAGGCATTGACAATTCTTTAAAGGATAAAAAGGAAACCCATATTAGTAAAGGTATGCAGCTCACAAAAGAAAGATTACACCTTTTAGGGCAGATTGGAGCAAAACCTATACACTTAAACGTGCGGCAAAACACTACAAATGGTACCACAGTATCCATTTCTATACCGTTAAAATAG
- the scpB gene encoding SMC-Scp complex subunit ScpB, giving the protein MPNQNITRHIEALVFSSSQSIGVQEIILALNAIFNEEFIEAQVFESIEQIKEKYSHEDFAIELVYLNNGYQFLTKKDYHETVNQLQLHRSKKKLSQAAMETLAIIAYRQPITKLEIEQIRGVNSDYSVQRLLEKELISIDGKAETPGRPILYSTSSLFMDYFGLNNLNQLPQLKDIVKEENTVGENVE; this is encoded by the coding sequence ATGCCCAATCAAAACATCACCAGGCACATCGAAGCCCTTGTATTTTCTTCCAGTCAAAGTATAGGCGTGCAGGAAATCATACTTGCCCTCAATGCTATCTTTAATGAAGAATTTATCGAAGCACAGGTATTCGAAAGTATAGAACAGATTAAAGAAAAATACAGTCACGAAGACTTTGCAATCGAACTGGTTTATTTAAACAACGGTTATCAATTTCTGACCAAAAAAGATTACCACGAAACCGTTAACCAGCTACAGTTACACCGGTCGAAGAAAAAACTAAGTCAGGCTGCTATGGAAACCCTGGCCATTATTGCTTATCGCCAGCCAATTACCAAACTCGAAATTGAACAGATCAGGGGCGTAAATTCCGATTACTCGGTGCAGCGCCTGCTTGAAAAAGAGCTGATTAGTATTGATGGAAAGGCAGAAACACCAGGCAGGCCAATCCTTTACAGTACCAGTTCATTATTTATGGATTATTTCGGTCTAAATAACCTTAACCAGCTTCCACAATTAAAAGACATTGTAAAAGAGGAAAATACAGTTGGTGAAAATGTTGAATAA
- a CDS encoding GNAT family N-acetyltransferase: MQVIPVNNPLLKKDFLNTPKLLYKNDKNWICPLDSEVENVFNPEKNTFFAHGKCNRWVLKDDAGKLIGRVAAFINEKKAYHYDQPTGGMGFFECIDDEKAAFLLFDTAKAWLTENGMKAMDGPINFGENDTFWGLLVEGFTPPSFGMNYNFPYYQKFFEKYGFVTEYEQLTNHINLTIPFPERFTKIANWVRNKPGYTFEYFSKANASKYINDLMEIYNDGWQDFENFVPIKKETLEESFKSMEPIMDEHLIQFAYFNGEPASFVVLIPDANQMIKGFDGKLGLIEKLKFAYRRWVGVTRMRAIVMGTKPKFQKHGLESVLFIRLGEYVLPKNQYKELELSWVGDFNEQMIAIHKATGATFGKKHLTMRKVF, from the coding sequence ATGCAAGTTATACCGGTAAATAATCCATTATTAAAAAAAGACTTTCTAAATACGCCCAAGCTCTTATATAAAAACGATAAAAACTGGATCTGTCCGTTGGATAGCGAAGTAGAGAATGTTTTTAATCCTGAAAAAAACACCTTTTTTGCACATGGTAAATGTAACCGCTGGGTTTTAAAAGACGATGCAGGCAAGCTTATCGGCCGTGTGGCAGCCTTTATCAATGAGAAAAAAGCCTATCATTACGATCAACCAACTGGTGGAATGGGTTTCTTTGAATGCATTGATGATGAAAAAGCGGCATTTCTTTTATTTGATACCGCTAAAGCATGGTTAACTGAAAATGGAATGAAAGCCATGGATGGACCCATTAATTTTGGCGAAAATGATACCTTTTGGGGTCTGTTGGTTGAGGGATTCACTCCTCCTTCTTTTGGCATGAACTATAACTTTCCCTACTATCAAAAGTTTTTCGAAAAATATGGCTTTGTTACCGAATATGAACAGTTAACCAACCACATTAACCTTACCATTCCTTTCCCTGAACGTTTTACCAAAATTGCCAATTGGGTAAGAAATAAACCCGGTTACACTTTCGAGTATTTCAGCAAGGCAAATGCCAGCAAATACATTAACGATTTGATGGAAATTTATAACGATGGCTGGCAGGATTTCGAAAACTTTGTTCCCATTAAAAAGGAAACGCTTGAGGAAAGCTTTAAAAGCATGGAACCCATTATGGATGAACATTTGATCCAGTTTGCCTATTTTAATGGAGAGCCAGCATCATTTGTGGTATTGATTCCTGATGCCAACCAGATGATTAAGGGCTTTGATGGTAAATTAGGTTTAATAGAAAAATTAAAATTCGCGTACCGCCGCTGGGTGGGCGTTACCCGCATGAGGGCCATTGTGATGGGTACTAAACCTAAATTCCAGAAACATGGTTTAGAATCAGTCCTCTTTATCCGTTTGGGAGAGTATGTATTACCTAAAAACCAGTACAAAGAACTCGAATTGAGCTGGGTAGGTGACTTTAACGAACAGATGATTGCCATCCATAAAGCTACTGGTGCAACCTTTGGCAAAAAGCATTTAACGATGCGCAAGGTCTTTTAA